The Candidatus Bathyarchaeota archaeon DNA segment ATCGCTATCGTTGGAGGTGGCTACATCGCTGCTGAATATGGTCACTTCCTTTCTTCAATGGGATCAAAAGTGACTATAATAGGAAGAAATCCCAATCTGTTACCGCAGGAAGAACCAGAGGTATCAGAATTAGCAAAAAGAGAATTAGAAAAATTCATGAAAATAATAACTAATTTTGAAGTTCAAGAGATCACAAAAACAACAGCAGGAAAGAAAAAAATCATTGCGATTGACAGAAGCAACAGAGATAAGAAATCAATTACTGCAGATGAGGTTCTAATAGCTACTGGAAGAGGTCCAAATACAGACATACTAAACCCAGAGGCAGGAGGAATAGAAACAGATGAGAAAGGATGGATTATTGTAAATGAAAGGCTAGAGACATCACAATCAAATGTATGGGCGTTAGGCGATGCCAATGGGAAGTATCTATTCAAACACGTGGCAAACTCTGAATCGATGGTAGTGTTCTACAATGCAGTGATGAATATGCAAATGAAAATGGATTATCATGCGATCCCTCATGCTGTATTCACTGAACCTGAAATCGCCAGTGTGGGGCTAAAGGAAAACGAGGCAATAGCAAAGCATAGTACACAAAATATTCTAATCGGGGTACAGAGATATCAAGATACTGCAAAAGGAGAAGCAATGGATGTTAAAGATTCCTTTGTCAAAGTAATTGTAGAAAAGGCAAATACGAAAATATTAGGCGCACACATAATTGGGCCTCAAGCTTCTGTGTTGATTCAAGAGATAATCAATTTGATGTATACCTCTGATCAAAGTGCAAGGCCAATAATTGATGGAATGCACATACATCCTGCTTTAAATGAAGTTGTGGAGAGAGCGTTCCGATCACTGATGCCACCAGATCAATACAGACATTTATTAGAACATCATTTTAAATTAAGTCCCGTTACTGAAGAAGTTAAAACGAAAACCTGTGAGCAATGCGGAAAGGAAATTTCAAAAAAGGCCGCATATTGTGATAAATGTGGCAGTAAGCAAGATTAGGAAAAATTGGAATTTTTCAACATGTGCTTTTTTTGATTTATTATTAATTTTTAGAACTAAATTTTTTTTGACAAAAAAAGTTAACAGATTTCAGAATTATGTACTTGAAAAACTTCATATTAAATACAAAATAAAAAGTGAAAAGAAAGCATATTTCAATATAGGGATTGTCTTTATTTTTATTTCAATACTATTATTCGCATACTCAATTACTCATTGAGTGTACTCGCTGATGTTTTCTGACTAAAAATTAAAGGAAGTTGAATCGAAAATGGTTTCACATAAAATTAAGGTCTTACTTATCATATTATCTCTATGTTTTATGATTTCAATTGGAACAAGCTTTAGGACAATTATATTTGTACAAGCTGATAATAATGTGGATAACGGCGACATTGAAAAAGTAAGAATAGTGGATAGAGATGCTTTAAAGAAGAAGATCGATAAAAATGAAGATTTTGTTCTATTGGATGCACGCATCTTTAAAAAATACGAAATAGAACATATAATAGGAGCGATATCTCTTCCTGTCAATGAGGCTGAAGAAAGGGCTGAGATAATTATCCCAGATAAGAATAAGGAGATAATCGTTTATTGCAGCAGTAAACACTGTACCACAAGTGCTTTTCTTGTGGAAATACTTGTTGATCTGGGCTATACGAATGTGGCTAATTATGAGGGCGGAATCAGAGATTGGACAGAAGCAGGATATCCGACAGAGAAAAATGAGATAACGCCTACAACCACACCAACTATTACTAAACCTCCAGAAGAAGCCCCTACAGACACAGAGGCTGTTGCTACACAAAATCCCACAGGTTACATCAACATAATTGGAGCCATAATTATTATTTTAATTATCTTTTCAGTAGCTCTGGTTATTAGAAGAAGAAAGGGGCGCATACTATTTGGTGAGGAGTACTAGCCTACACGGTTCTGTTAAGTCTTAGGCACATCAATCTTGGTGTTAACTGTCGGCACATGATAAGGGTGTTGTAAAAAATCGTCGGGAGATGAGATTAGATATTTCGAGCATATGCTTCCTCAAGAACTCCAGCAACCTCATCCGCACTTTCAAAAACATCATCCAAATAATCGCATGTATCCTCAAACTGTTTTTCCTTTTCATAAAAAGTAACAGGAATTCCCAACAATTCAAATTTTCCATCTACTAGAATCCTATAATTGGCAATTACTGAAACAATTCGCTTCAATTTTAATGAGTAGCGAATTTTGATTATCATACTCTTCTTTAGTTCTTCTAGTTTTTCTAACGGCTTTTCAGCACCATCGTCCAATAATTGAACTACTTCAATTTCATTAATGGCGTAATCGATGCCGTCTTTTATAATATCTGTCAGCATTTCGTTATCACTCTATTATGTTATTTGCATTTTTGGGTTCTGTTAACTTAAAGGATGAAAAATCTTCTTATTAACTTTCGGTTGATTGATAAGGCTGTAAAAAATCGGTTGAAATGCTAATTAATTCATTTACTCATATATTTTTTGGTTTGAATTATTGATTATCAGTAGGGGGGTAATGATGGTTTTTTCAGATGAAGTTGTAGAAGGGGCATGGCGAAGGGTGGGCGGATATTGTGAATGTCAGCGTAGGACACATAACCACTCATATGTGAGATGCAATAAAGAACTTGTTTGGAAAAATAGAGGGCGTATAGGAAGAGGGGCTTGGGAAGCACACCATAAAAGTGTAACTGGTAGCGATGGGTTTTCTAATTGTGAAATTCTTTGTTGGGACTGTCACAGTGCAACTCTTTAACTCATCTTTTGTTATGAGATGAGTTTTGTATTAATGTAATCCACTTATTCTTGCCTTTAACTTCAATTCCACTAGCCTTTGTTAGTATTTTTCGTTTTAAATTCCTATAATTAAGCAGATCTAACATGGTTCGAATTTAGCACATTTAAGCGCTTAGAGTGCTAAGACCGCTGAGCTGCTTAATTTTAGCGCCTTTAGCACCTTTTAGCACGTTAAGCACGTCACTTTGCGATCTACTGAAGCTGTTAACTGTCGGGTGATAGCACCATAGATTCAAACAGTTTTCAGCATTTTACAAGGGGCGAGAACTTACCAAAAGAGTGAAAAACAATCCCATGAATAAGAGGAAAGCGCATATAATCGCTAAAAGCACGCTGTAACGAATCTTCCGCCTCAGACCTGATGCGTATTTGATGACGAGGATGAAAGTAAAAGGGATATAAGTCCAGATTGGAATGGAAATGAGGGATGTCCTCAGTGTAAGTCCTCGGAACGGAGGCCATAGAAACATCCATAAGACGGCTGATGAAAAGAGAAAAACACCAGATATATATGGAAACAGAAGGACGACTATAGCAGATATAAGCGTAAGTAGAAAGATGACTTTAGCACCTCCAGAAGCCAATACCTCTTCGACTTCTTCTTCTCCCTCTTCCTTTCCAATATAGTAGATGAAAATGCTTGCTAGCCCAAGAACAATGAAATAGATGGCTACGTGACTGATTAGGCGATCGCCAACAACGAAAACCCGAAATTGATAATATGTTGAATATATCCAGACAATTAAGGGCAGTAGCGCAATAACTCCCATTCTAAGGGTGCGAACCTTCAGATATGATTACCCCTAATCATATTATCTGATTGTTATA contains these protein-coding regions:
- a CDS encoding dihydrolipoyl dehydrogenase, with the protein product MKEYDLITIGTGSSMGIVDGMMRRNPNIKVAVIDKDEPGGICLTRGCIPSKILLYPAEVIRTIGRADRFGIDVDVKKIDFRKVMERMRTLIYKEIDMIRNGLSSSKNIDYYNTKAEFVAPYTLKVDNEEIKSNMILLCTGSKPLIPKIKGLNKAEYLTSDTILKLEQLPKSIAIVGGGYIAAEYGHFLSSMGSKVTIIGRNPNLLPQEEPEVSELAKRELEKFMKIITNFEVQEITKTTAGKKKIIAIDRSNRDKKSITADEVLIATGRGPNTDILNPEAGGIETDEKGWIIVNERLETSQSNVWALGDANGKYLFKHVANSESMVVFYNAVMNMQMKMDYHAIPHAVFTEPEIASVGLKENEAIAKHSTQNILIGVQRYQDTAKGEAMDVKDSFVKVIVEKANTKILGAHIIGPQASVLIQEIINLMYTSDQSARPIIDGMHIHPALNEVVERAFRSLMPPDQYRHLLEHHFKLSPVTEEVKTKTCEQCGKEISKKAAYCDKCGSKQD
- a CDS encoding rhodanese-like domain-containing protein, whose product is MVSHKIKVLLIILSLCFMISIGTSFRTIIFVQADNNVDNGDIEKVRIVDRDALKKKIDKNEDFVLLDARIFKKYEIEHIIGAISLPVNEAEERAEIIIPDKNKEIIVYCSSKHCTTSAFLVEILVDLGYTNVANYEGGIRDWTEAGYPTEKNEITPTTTPTITKPPEEAPTDTEAVATQNPTGYINIIGAIIIILIIFSVALVIRRRKGRILFGEEY